The genomic window CGCCGGGGTAGCTGGTGGGCAGGCCGATGGACGACAGGATCGCCCGGTGGCGCTCCACCAGGTCGGCGTCGATCAGCCCCCGCTGGTGCGCGAGGTGGGCGACGAACATCATGCCGACGGCCACGGCGTGGCCGTGGCGCCACCGGTAGTTTTCCCGCAGTTCCACGGCGTGGCCGAAGGTGTGCCCGTAGTTGAGGATCTCGCGCAGCCCGGACTCCTTGAGGTCCTGGCCCACAACCTCGGCTTTGACGGCCACGGAGCGGGTCACCAGTTCGGTCAGGCGCGCCGACGGTCGCAGGCACTCCTCCGGATTCTCCTCGTACAGCTCCAGGATGCGCTCATCGGCGATGAAGCCCGCCTTGATGATCTCCGCGGAACCGGCGATCATTTCCTCCTCCGGCAGCGTCGCCAGGATCTCCATGTCGATGAAGACCCCGGACGGCTCGTGGAAAGAACCGACGAGGTTTTTGCCGGCCGCGGTGTTGATGCCGGTCTTTCCTCCCACGGCGGCGTCGACCATCGCCAGCAGGGTGGTCGGCACCTGAATGACGTTGAGGCCGCGCATCCACGTGGCGGCGACGAAACCGGCCAGGTCGGTGGCGGCCCCGCCGCCGACGCCGATGACGAGGTCACGTCGGCTTAAGCCGAGCTCTCCGAACCTGTCCCAGAGCTGACCCGCCGTCTCCAGGGTCTTGCCGGCTTCCGCGTCCGGAACCTGCACCAGGTGGGCGTCGACGCCGGAAGGCCGCAGGCTCGCGGCGATCTGCCGGGCAGCGGCCGCCAGCGGCGGCTGGTGCACCAGCGCGACTTTCGCGGCCTTCAGGGCCACGCCCCGGTCGGCGATGCTGTCTGCGAGATCGTGGTCGATGACGACCTCGTAGGGTGAGGGGCCGTTGACGGGGATGACGGTCATGAGAGGGGCGGGGCCTTTCTAGGGGACGGTTAGAGCGATTCCAGGAAGCTGAGGACGTCGGCCACGATCTGCTGCGGTGTGCGGCGGTCACTGCGGACGCGGTGATCCGCGACTTCGCGGTAGTAGGGCCCGCGGGTGTCGAGCAGGCGCCGGTAATGGGCGGCCGGGTCCATGGACTCCAGCACCGGGCGGGAGTTGTCCCCGGAGGTGCGTCGGATGCCCTCGTCGGCGGAAATGTCGATCCACACGACGGTGTGCTGGCTGAGCAGCGCCCGGGTCGACTCCGTGAGGATCGCGCCCCCACCCAGGCTCACGACCCCGCCGGTGGCCAGCGCGTCGGCCACGTGGCGGGCCTCGAGCTCGCGGAAGGCCTGCTCGCCCAGCTCGGCGAACACCGAGCCGCAGGGGCGGCCGGACTCTTGCTCGATGAGTTGGTCGGAGTCGACCAGCGGCAGGCTCAGCGCCCGGCCCAGCCGACGTCCGATGGTGGTCTTGCCTGCGCCGGGCGGACCGACCAACACCACCTTCGGCCGGGTGTGGCACACGGCGGGGGCAGGGTTGTCCTCCGGCAGCAGCGGTACGTCCGTGGCCACGGTCGAGGTTTCCGACTCAGTCATTGCTTCCTCCAAAGTTCAGGCGCTCGGCGACGTATTCCTGATAGCTGTCGATATTACGCTTGGTCTCCGCAAGCGAGTCACCCCCGAACTTCTGCAGCACGGCCCGCGCCAGGACGAGCGCGACCAT from Corynebacterium maris DSM 45190 includes these protein-coding regions:
- the aroB gene encoding 3-dehydroquinate synthase; this encodes MTVIPVNGPSPYEVVIDHDLADSIADRGVALKAAKVALVHQPPLAAAARQIAASLRPSGVDAHLVQVPDAEAGKTLETAGQLWDRFGELGLSRRDLVIGVGGGAATDLAGFVAATWMRGLNVIQVPTTLLAMVDAAVGGKTGINTAAGKNLVGSFHEPSGVFIDMEILATLPEEEMIAGSAEIIKAGFIADERILELYEENPEECLRPSARLTELVTRSVAVKAEVVGQDLKESGLREILNYGHTFGHAVELRENYRWRHGHAVAVGMMFVAHLAHQRGLIDADLVERHRAILSSIGLPTSYPGGHFDELHDAMTRDKKNRDGIIRFVALDGAVGEMTRLEGPSLDELQAAYAALAE
- a CDS encoding shikimate kinase, which gives rise to MTESETSTVATDVPLLPEDNPAPAVCHTRPKVVLVGPPGAGKTTIGRRLGRALSLPLVDSDQLIEQESGRPCGSVFAELGEQAFRELEARHVADALATGGVVSLGGGAILTESTRALLSQHTVVWIDISADEGIRRTSGDNSRPVLESMDPAAHYRRLLDTRGPYYREVADHRVRSDRRTPQQIVADVLSFLESL